One Pseudanabaena sp. BC1403 DNA window includes the following coding sequences:
- a CDS encoding DUF5615 family PIN-like protein, whose product MTAVHFQADADLNQAIVTGALRRQPNLSFQSAYTTGLEGKKDPEVLAIAAQDGRLLVTHDRKTMPAEFGEFIMTKNSSGVLILSQKLPVSDAIDALILIWEASTAEEWINQIMSIPF is encoded by the coding sequence ATGACAGCAGTTCACTTTCAAGCAGATGCTGACCTTAATCAAGCAATTGTTACTGGCGCGTTACGCAGACAACCCAATCTGAGTTTTCAATCAGCTTATACAACAGGGCTGGAAGGCAAGAAAGACCCAGAAGTATTAGCAATAGCAGCGCAAGACGGGAGACTACTTGTGACCCACGATCGCAAAACGATGCCTGCTGAATTTGGCGAATTTATCATGACAAAAAACAGTTCAGGGGTTTTGATTCTTTCCCAGAAATTGCCAGTTAGTGACGCAATTGATGCACTTATCCTCATTTGGGAAGCCTCTACTGCTGAAGAATGGATTAATCAAATAATGTCCATCCCATTCTAA
- a CDS encoding type II toxin-antitoxin system PemK/MazF family toxin, with amino-acid sequence MPNGTLTYKRGEIWWVDLNPIVGSETGKERPCLILQNDIGNQNGLTTIVAPLLPNKKTYPFVVNVAPTAQNGLSGDRHINLSQMRAVDARRIKNKQGVLEDIYWKEIAKAVSIELGFNDFTS; translated from the coding sequence ATGCCTAATGGAACCTTAACCTATAAGCGAGGAGAAATATGGTGGGTCGATCTGAACCCAATTGTCGGCAGTGAGACTGGCAAAGAACGTCCTTGCTTAATATTGCAAAATGACATTGGCAATCAAAATGGATTAACCACCATAGTCGCGCCATTACTGCCTAATAAAAAAACTTATCCATTCGTTGTGAATGTTGCACCGACCGCCCAGAATGGACTAAGTGGCGATCGCCATATTAATTTGAGTCAAATGAGGGCTGTAGATGCTCGAAGAATCAAGAATAAACAGGGTGTTTTAGAAGATATCTATTGGAAAGAAATTGCGAAGGCTGTATCTATTGAGCTTGGCTTCAATGACTTCACATCTTAA
- a CDS encoding DUF433 domain-containing protein, producing MTAAPTLAKRYIEQRDRGYWIEETRISLDSVVYAFLNGKSPESIAQDFPLLSLEQVYGAIAFYLASRELIDAYLKEGEEEFEKLQKSCRQKNPILYQKLKTAQTQKLIKS from the coding sequence ATGACCGCAGCACCAACCTTAGCAAAACGATATATCGAGCAACGCGATCGAGGATACTGGATCGAAGAAACCCGTATTTCTCTTGATTCAGTTGTTTATGCCTTTTTGAATGGTAAATCACCTGAAAGCATTGCCCAAGACTTTCCATTACTCTCATTAGAACAGGTTTATGGAGCGATCGCCTTTTATCTTGCCAGCCGAGAGTTAATTGACGCATATCTAAAAGAAGGTGAAGAAGAATTTGAGAAATTGCAAAAATCCTGTAGACAAAAGAATCCGATTCTGTATCAAAAGTTGAAAACTGCTCAAACCCAGAAGCTAATCAAATCATGA
- a CDS encoding NAD(P)/FAD-dependent oxidoreductase codes for MSLSTQNESAPHHVVIIGGGFGGLYAAQKLGKSKVPVKVTLIDKRNFHLFQPLLYQVATGSLSPADIASPLRAVLAENKNTSVVMGEVLDIDPQAQVVKLKNHLDISYDSLIVATGVSHHYFGNDQWSEQAPGLKTIEDAINMRRRILSAFEAAEKTHDSKFKEALMNFVVIGGGPTGVELAGTLAELAHRTLSDEFTNIDTKKARIILIEGTDRVLPPYHAELSEAAKQSLLKLGVEVKTSAMVTNIEDHIVTFKCGEQVEQIQAQTILWAAGVKASPMGQVLGDRLNAELDRVGRVIVQPDMSIANYPNVYVIGDLANYPHQGDRPLPGVAPVAMQQGEYVAHHIEAKVKEKEPSKFKYWDFGSLAVIGRHEAVVDFKFIRLKGWLAWFIWTFVHVYYLIEFDNKLLVMVQWGWNYFTHRRGARIITGRYLQVLEEMEGIRAGGLSLETREPAEVA; via the coding sequence ATGTCTCTAAGTACTCAAAATGAAAGCGCACCACATCATGTTGTTATTATTGGCGGTGGCTTTGGGGGACTATATGCCGCCCAAAAGCTAGGCAAATCAAAGGTTCCCGTTAAAGTCACCCTCATCGACAAACGTAACTTTCACCTCTTCCAGCCCCTACTTTACCAAGTCGCCACAGGCAGCCTCTCCCCCGCCGATATCGCTTCACCATTGCGGGCAGTCCTTGCCGAAAACAAAAATACCAGCGTCGTGATGGGCGAAGTGCTAGATATTGATCCCCAAGCGCAGGTAGTTAAATTAAAAAATCACTTAGACATAAGCTATGACTCGCTGATCGTGGCAACAGGAGTCAGTCACCATTACTTTGGTAACGATCAATGGTCAGAGCAAGCCCCTGGATTAAAAACCATTGAAGATGCGATTAATATGCGTCGCCGCATCCTGAGCGCTTTTGAAGCCGCCGAAAAGACCCATGATTCCAAGTTTAAAGAAGCATTGATGAACTTTGTGGTCATCGGTGGAGGCCCAACAGGCGTAGAACTCGCGGGTACCTTAGCCGAGCTTGCCCATCGCACTCTCAGTGATGAATTCACGAATATTGACACCAAGAAAGCGCGAATTATCTTGATTGAAGGAACCGATCGCGTATTGCCTCCATACCATGCAGAACTCTCTGAGGCAGCGAAACAGTCTCTCCTGAAGTTAGGAGTGGAAGTCAAGACTAGTGCGATGGTGACAAATATTGAGGATCATATTGTTACCTTCAAATGTGGTGAGCAAGTTGAGCAAATTCAAGCGCAAACGATTCTCTGGGCGGCGGGTGTAAAGGCTTCCCCGATGGGTCAAGTATTAGGCGATCGCCTAAATGCGGAACTAGACCGAGTTGGTCGGGTAATCGTCCAGCCTGATATGTCGATCGCAAATTATCCCAATGTATATGTGATTGGTGACTTGGCGAACTATCCCCACCAAGGCGATCGCCCACTGCCGGGGGTTGCACCTGTGGCGATGCAGCAGGGCGAATATGTCGCGCATCATATTGAGGCGAAGGTAAAAGAAAAGGAACCCTCAAAATTCAAGTATTGGGATTTTGGTAGCCTAGCTGTAATTGGTCGCCATGAAGCGGTTGTGGACTTTAAGTTTATCCGTTTGAAGGGTTGGTTAGCATGGTTTATTTGGACGTTTGTGCATGTTTATTATCTGATTGAATTTGATAATAAGCTTCTTGTGATGGTTCAATGGGGATGGAACTATTTTACCCATCGCCGTGGCGCGAGAATTATTACAGGCAGATACTTGCAGGTGTTAGAGGAAATGGAAGGAATCCGTGCTGGTGGGCTTTCATTAGAAACAAGGGAACCAGCCGAGGTTGCCTAA